The following are encoded in a window of Arthrobacter sp. SLBN-100 genomic DNA:
- a CDS encoding DUF1330 domain-containing protein, translating into MSYYAVVHHAIEDPKRYGEDYIPGAVEIITRHGGEVAAAAEAAPIEGKPPAPGVVILKFPSEEAFRSFYDDPDYQPLKKLRHSLTRGGSMVGTPSFGA; encoded by the coding sequence GTGAGCTACTACGCAGTCGTCCACCACGCCATCGAGGACCCCAAGCGCTACGGCGAGGACTACATCCCCGGCGCCGTGGAGATCATCACCAGGCATGGCGGAGAGGTCGCTGCGGCAGCCGAAGCCGCCCCGATCGAGGGAAAGCCGCCCGCTCCGGGCGTGGTGATCCTCAAGTTCCCGTCCGAAGAGGCGTTCCGCAGCTTCTACGACGACCCGGATTACCAACCGCTGAAGAAGCTTCGACACTCGCTGACGCGAGGCGGCAGCATGGTGGGAACGCCCTCCTTCGGTGCCTGA
- a CDS encoding NADH:flavin oxidoreductase: MSSTRHNELIPPAPLPARPMELDNGPAWPNRLVLAPLTNQQSNQDGTLHEDELRWLGRRAIGGFGMVMTCAAYVAPEGKAFPGQLGVWDDRCLPGLTQLATALRTGGAVSCVQLHHGGRRANPAVSGVPAVAPWDDTEHGARALTTAEIKGVVANFARAARRVQEAGFDGVEIHAGHGYLLAQFLDATRNTRNDEYGGHLTNRSRILLEVLEAVRGATEPGFQVGIRLSPWRYGIVLDESLVVAEQIMASGLVDYLDMSLWDVKSRPEEAQYGGQTLTELFSALPRHGTRLGVAGKITSAAAVQWCLDEGADFVMVGTGAILHHDFANRVLADPKFVSIDQPVSRRHLEAEDVGPRFIDYITSMWDDFVR, from the coding sequence GTGTCGTCCACACGCCACAACGAGCTGATTCCGCCCGCGCCACTGCCTGCGCGCCCGATGGAACTGGACAATGGTCCGGCGTGGCCCAACCGGCTGGTGCTAGCTCCGCTCACCAACCAGCAGAGCAACCAAGACGGCACACTCCACGAGGACGAGTTGCGCTGGCTCGGGCGCCGCGCGATCGGCGGTTTCGGCATGGTGATGACCTGCGCCGCGTACGTCGCTCCGGAGGGTAAGGCCTTCCCGGGTCAGCTCGGCGTATGGGACGACCGGTGCCTGCCCGGACTTACCCAGTTGGCGACCGCCCTTCGAACGGGTGGGGCAGTTTCCTGCGTCCAACTCCACCATGGCGGCAGGCGGGCCAATCCTGCTGTCTCCGGCGTTCCTGCCGTCGCTCCGTGGGACGATACGGAACACGGGGCCAGGGCGCTGACCACTGCCGAGATCAAGGGCGTCGTGGCGAACTTCGCGCGAGCGGCACGCCGTGTACAGGAGGCGGGCTTCGACGGCGTTGAGATCCACGCAGGGCACGGATACCTCCTCGCGCAGTTCCTCGATGCCACAAGGAACACCCGCAACGACGAATATGGCGGCCACCTCACTAACCGCTCACGGATCCTCCTCGAGGTTCTCGAGGCGGTGCGCGGCGCCACTGAGCCTGGCTTCCAGGTCGGGATCCGGCTGAGCCCGTGGCGCTACGGCATCGTTTTGGACGAGTCATTGGTCGTCGCCGAGCAGATCATGGCCAGCGGTCTCGTCGACTACCTGGACATGTCGCTGTGGGACGTGAAGTCGCGACCGGAGGAGGCACAGTACGGTGGTCAGACGCTGACCGAGCTCTTCTCCGCGCTGCCCCGACACGGCACCCGCCTCGGCGTGGCGGGGAAGATCACCTCAGCTGCAGCGGTCCAATGGTGCCTCGACGAGGGCGCCGACTTCGTCATGGTCGGCACCGGCGCGATCTTGCATCACGATTTCGCTAACCGGGTGCTTGCAGACCCCAAGTTCGTGAGCATCGACCAGCCCGTCTCTCGACGCCACCTCGAGGCGGAGGATGTGGGCCCCCGGTTCATCGATTACATCACGAGCATGTGGGACGACTTCGTCCGATAG
- a CDS encoding thiolase family protein: MRSSEKIVLLDGARTPIGSFGGVFKDVPGYELGAVAAKVALERSKVAAGDIEEVVMGCIGQVGPDAYNARRVAIAAGLPKNTPAYTVNRLCGSGLQAIWSAAMQMRWGGVDFALAGGNESMTRMPFYDFGARDGYRLGDRKLVDGTVAILTDPFSGSHMGVTAENVARKYNVSRQAQDEFALESQRRAASDVARAAFAEEITAAQTGGRKPVTVDVDEHPKPGTTLEALGKLRAAFEDGGTVTAGNSSGINDGAAAVVLARESVAAERGLTGLVTLEAVATAAMEPELMGYAPVLALHKLFQQTGTTAADIDVIELNEAFAAQAVAVIRDAKLDPEKTNPYGGAIALGHPVGATGAILSLRVAKDLARRDLELGIVTMCIGGGQALAALFRRVS, from the coding sequence ATGCGCAGCAGTGAAAAAATAGTCCTTCTCGATGGGGCGCGCACGCCGATCGGCAGTTTCGGCGGTGTCTTCAAGGATGTCCCAGGGTATGAGCTCGGAGCCGTGGCGGCCAAGGTGGCCCTGGAACGCTCGAAGGTTGCGGCCGGGGATATTGAAGAGGTCGTTATGGGCTGCATCGGGCAGGTCGGCCCGGATGCCTATAATGCCCGCCGCGTGGCCATTGCGGCCGGGCTGCCGAAGAATACCCCGGCGTACACCGTCAACCGGCTCTGCGGGTCCGGGCTGCAGGCCATCTGGTCCGCGGCCATGCAGATGCGCTGGGGCGGTGTGGACTTCGCCCTGGCCGGCGGCAACGAGTCCATGACGCGCATGCCGTTCTACGACTTCGGCGCCCGCGACGGATACAGGCTCGGCGACCGTAAACTGGTCGACGGGACCGTCGCGATCCTGACCGACCCCTTCAGCGGCAGCCACATGGGTGTTACGGCCGAGAACGTGGCCCGGAAGTACAACGTCTCCCGCCAGGCACAGGATGAATTTGCCCTCGAGTCCCAGCGCCGCGCAGCCAGTGACGTTGCGCGCGCAGCCTTCGCCGAGGAAATTACCGCGGCGCAGACCGGTGGACGCAAACCGGTCACTGTGGATGTGGACGAGCACCCCAAGCCCGGCACGACTTTGGAGGCCCTCGGCAAGCTGCGCGCGGCCTTCGAAGACGGTGGGACCGTCACCGCGGGCAACTCCTCGGGCATCAACGATGGCGCCGCGGCCGTCGTGCTCGCCCGCGAGTCCGTCGCCGCCGAGCGCGGGCTGACTGGGCTAGTTACCCTGGAGGCCGTCGCCACGGCTGCGATGGAACCAGAGCTGATGGGCTACGCGCCCGTCCTCGCCCTGCACAAGCTGTTTCAGCAGACCGGCACCACCGCCGCCGACATCGATGTGATCGAACTCAACGAGGCATTCGCCGCCCAGGCCGTCGCCGTGATCCGGGACGCGAAGCTGGACCCGGAAAAAACCAATCCCTACGGCGGTGCCATCGCACTGGGCCACCCGGTCGGGGCCACCGGGGCGATCCTGTCTTTGCGTGTGGCCAAGGACCTGGCCCGCCGCGACCTGGAACTCGGCATCGTCACCATGTGCATCGGCGGGGGCCAGGCCCTCGCCGCCCTCTTCCGCCGGGTTTCATAA
- a CDS encoding 3-hydroxyacyl-CoA dehydrogenase, translating to MEITNRTALVTGGASGLGLATVRRIVEAGGSAVIADLPSSNGEVIAKELGARVRFSPVDVTDENDVQAAVDAATELGGLNIVVNCAGVASAVRVVGKKGPHPLADFRRVIEINLIGTFNVIRLAAARMIEDPTEAEERGVIINTASVAAFDGQIGQAAYAASKAGVTGMTLPIARDLAQHKIRVMTIAPGLFHTPMFESLPEEAIASLGSQTPHPSRLGTPAEYAALAAHIIENPMLNGETIRLDGAIRMAPR from the coding sequence ATGGAAATCACCAACAGGACAGCACTGGTGACCGGCGGAGCATCCGGCCTCGGCCTGGCAACGGTTCGCCGCATCGTGGAAGCGGGGGGATCGGCCGTGATCGCCGATCTCCCCTCGTCCAATGGCGAGGTCATCGCCAAGGAACTCGGGGCACGCGTCAGGTTCTCCCCGGTGGATGTCACCGATGAGAATGACGTCCAGGCGGCCGTTGACGCCGCGACGGAGCTCGGCGGCCTGAATATCGTAGTGAACTGTGCTGGCGTCGCCAGCGCCGTCCGCGTCGTCGGCAAGAAGGGTCCGCACCCGCTAGCGGACTTCCGCAGGGTAATCGAAATCAACCTCATTGGCACCTTCAATGTCATCCGTCTGGCGGCTGCCCGTATGATTGAGGACCCGACGGAGGCCGAGGAGCGGGGCGTTATCATCAACACCGCCTCGGTCGCGGCGTTTGACGGGCAAATCGGGCAGGCGGCCTACGCGGCGTCCAAGGCAGGCGTCACCGGCATGACGCTGCCGATTGCCCGCGACTTGGCCCAGCACAAGATCCGGGTCATGACCATTGCCCCCGGGCTGTTCCATACGCCGATGTTCGAGTCATTGCCGGAGGAGGCCATTGCTTCCCTAGGTTCCCAGACACCTCATCCGTCCCGGCTGGGAACACCGGCGGAATACGCGGCCCTCGCCGCCCACATCATCGAAAACCCGATGCTCAACGGGGAGACGATCCGACTCGACGGGGCCATCCGAATGGCCCCGCGCTAA
- the pntB gene encoding Re/Si-specific NAD(P)(+) transhydrogenase subunit beta, with translation MSDTVSGPLTADSIAGAAYIVAGLLFILSLAGLSRHEKARAGVIYGITGMVIALAATVWLTVQGVWGTGHALTGLVLLVMAVLVGGAIGLWRARVVEMTGMPELIALLHSFVGFAAVLVGWNGHLEAPALAPDLMAVHHAEVFIGVFIGAVTFTGSIVAFLKLSAKMKSSPLMLPGKNGINVGALAGFIALTVWYVNDSQLWLLAVVTVLALGLGWHLVASIGGGDMPVVVSMLNSYSGWAAAAAGFLLNNDLLIITGALVGSSGAYLSYIMCKAMNRSFISVIAGGFGISAPTTGGDANQGEHREITAEATAEMLASASTVVITPGYGMAVAQAQYPVAELANQLRERGVDVRFGIHPVAGRLPGHMNVLLAEAKVPYDIVLEMDEINDDLDGTSVVLVIGANDTVNPAAAEDPSSPIAGMPVLKVWEADNVIVFKRSMAAGYAGVQNPLFYRENSHMLFGDAKARVEDILKAF, from the coding sequence GTGTCTGACACCGTTTCCGGTCCGTTGACCGCTGATTCCATCGCGGGGGCGGCGTACATTGTCGCGGGCCTGCTGTTCATCCTGTCCCTCGCCGGGCTGAGCAGGCACGAGAAGGCCCGGGCCGGGGTCATCTACGGCATCACGGGCATGGTCATCGCCCTCGCGGCTACGGTCTGGCTGACCGTGCAGGGTGTCTGGGGCACCGGCCACGCCCTGACCGGCCTGGTCCTGCTCGTGATGGCTGTCCTGGTCGGCGGCGCGATCGGGCTCTGGCGCGCCCGCGTCGTCGAAATGACCGGAATGCCCGAACTCATCGCACTGCTGCATTCCTTTGTGGGCTTCGCAGCGGTCCTGGTCGGCTGGAACGGCCACCTTGAAGCCCCGGCCCTGGCCCCGGATTTGATGGCCGTCCACCATGCCGAGGTGTTCATCGGCGTGTTCATCGGCGCGGTAACTTTCACCGGCTCGATCGTGGCGTTCCTGAAACTCTCGGCGAAGATGAAATCCTCACCCCTGATGCTGCCGGGCAAGAACGGCATCAACGTCGGCGCCCTCGCGGGGTTCATCGCGCTCACCGTCTGGTACGTCAACGACTCCCAGCTCTGGCTCCTCGCCGTGGTTACCGTCCTGGCGCTGGGTTTGGGCTGGCACCTGGTGGCCTCGATCGGCGGCGGCGACATGCCCGTGGTCGTGTCCATGCTCAACAGCTACTCTGGTTGGGCCGCCGCCGCGGCGGGCTTCCTGCTGAACAACGACCTGCTCATCATCACCGGCGCCCTGGTCGGTTCTTCGGGTGCGTACCTGTCCTACATCATGTGCAAAGCCATGAACCGGTCCTTCATCTCCGTAATTGCCGGCGGCTTCGGCATCTCAGCCCCCACTACCGGGGGAGACGCGAACCAGGGCGAGCACCGGGAAATCACGGCCGAAGCCACCGCGGAAATGCTGGCCAGCGCTTCCACCGTTGTCATCACCCCCGGCTACGGGATGGCAGTGGCCCAGGCCCAGTACCCCGTCGCTGAACTCGCTAACCAGCTCCGCGAACGCGGCGTTGACGTGCGCTTCGGCATCCACCCCGTCGCCGGCCGGCTGCCCGGGCACATGAACGTGCTCCTCGCCGAAGCTAAAGTCCCGTACGACATCGTTCTGGAAATGGACGAAATCAACGACGACCTCGACGGGACCTCCGTGGTCCTAGTGATCGGGGCGAACGACACCGTCAACCCCGCCGCCGCCGAGGACCCCTCCAGCCCCATCGCCGGTATGCCAGTCCTCAAAGTCTGGGAAGCAGACAACGTCATCGTCTTCAAACGCTCCATGGC
- a CDS encoding Re/Si-specific NAD(P)(+) transhydrogenase subunit alpha, which translates to MTRIGIVAELGRETRVAATPVTVRQLADLGYDVVVEKGAGEAASFRDEAYAEAGALIVGADEAWGSEVVLRINPPTEDEIGRLAYGATLIGMLAPSLRPELVEALATRPITALALDAVPRISRAQAMDVLSSMANIAGYRAVIEAAHEFGRFFTGQVTAAGKVPPAKVLVAGAGVAGLAAIGAASSLGAIVRATDPRPEVADQVKSIGGTYLKVEVEEEMKSSDGYAKATSEAYNRRAAEIYTEQARDVDIIITTALIPGRPAPKLLTAEDVAEMKPGSVIVDMAAGQGGNVEGSVAGERVVTDNGVVILGYTDLPARLPAQASQLYGTNLLNLLKLLTPYKDGQLRIDFEDVVQRSVTVVRDGEKTWPPPPVQVSAVPPAAQADATGTGERSAEKAAKKTGLSPAGKAGLIAAGIAVLFGINTVAPAPLPQHFTVLMLSVVVGFYVIGKVHHALHTPLMSVTNAISGIIVVGALLQVTSENPVMQVLAAVAVLLASINIFGGFAVTRRMLAMFSRGSGARK; encoded by the coding sequence GTGACACGTATTGGCATTGTGGCCGAGTTAGGCCGCGAGACGAGGGTGGCGGCTACACCCGTCACCGTCAGGCAGTTGGCGGATTTGGGCTACGACGTTGTGGTCGAAAAGGGTGCCGGGGAGGCCGCGTCCTTCCGTGATGAGGCATATGCCGAGGCGGGTGCGCTGATCGTGGGCGCGGACGAGGCCTGGGGCAGTGAAGTCGTCTTGCGGATCAATCCGCCTACTGAGGACGAGATCGGCCGACTCGCGTATGGCGCAACGCTGATCGGAATGCTGGCCCCCAGCTTGCGGCCGGAGCTGGTGGAGGCTTTGGCGACGCGTCCGATTACGGCGCTGGCGTTGGATGCGGTGCCGCGGATCTCGCGTGCGCAGGCCATGGACGTGCTCAGCTCCATGGCCAACATTGCAGGGTACCGGGCCGTGATTGAGGCCGCCCACGAGTTTGGCCGATTTTTTACCGGCCAGGTGACCGCGGCAGGCAAGGTACCGCCGGCGAAGGTCTTGGTGGCCGGTGCCGGCGTGGCGGGCCTGGCGGCGATCGGGGCCGCGTCCAGCCTGGGCGCGATCGTGCGGGCCACGGACCCGAGACCGGAAGTAGCGGATCAGGTGAAGTCCATTGGTGGGACCTACCTCAAGGTTGAAGTCGAGGAGGAGATGAAGTCCTCCGACGGATATGCCAAGGCCACTTCCGAGGCCTACAACCGGCGCGCGGCAGAAATTTACACCGAACAGGCGCGCGACGTGGACATCATCATCACCACGGCACTGATTCCGGGACGCCCAGCGCCGAAGCTGCTGACGGCCGAGGACGTCGCCGAAATGAAGCCGGGCAGTGTGATTGTTGATATGGCTGCCGGCCAGGGTGGCAACGTGGAAGGCTCGGTGGCCGGAGAACGGGTCGTGACAGATAACGGCGTGGTCATCCTCGGCTATACCGACCTGCCGGCCCGGTTGCCGGCCCAGGCGTCCCAGCTGTATGGGACGAACCTTCTGAACTTGCTTAAGCTCCTGACCCCGTACAAGGACGGCCAGCTCAGGATCGACTTTGAGGACGTCGTGCAGCGGTCGGTGACCGTGGTGCGGGACGGTGAGAAGACCTGGCCGCCGCCACCTGTTCAAGTCTCGGCCGTGCCCCCAGCAGCCCAGGCGGACGCCACCGGCACCGGGGAGCGCTCCGCCGAAAAGGCAGCAAAGAAGACTGGCCTGAGCCCTGCCGGGAAAGCCGGACTCATTGCTGCGGGTATCGCTGTTCTTTTTGGGATTAACACGGTGGCTCCGGCGCCGTTGCCGCAGCACTTCACGGTGCTGATGCTGTCGGTTGTTGTCGGCTTTTACGTCATCGGGAAAGTCCATCACGCCCTTCACACACCTCTGATGTCGGTCACGAACGCGATCTCCGGGATCATCGTCGTCGGTGCCCTGCTGCAGGTCACCTCGGAGAACCCCGTGATGCAGGTCCTGGCCGCGGTCGCGGTGCTGCTGGCCAGCATTAACATTTTCGGCGGGTTCGCCGTGACCCGGCGGATGCTCGCGATGTTCTCCCGCGGAAGCGGGGCACGTAAATGA